The Segatella hominis genome includes a region encoding these proteins:
- a CDS encoding TlpA family protein disulfide reductase: MRKFLLFLSLIVAMVCKAQTKQELLPVGTMAPDFTVTDSVTGKKLFSLSELRTQVTDDGKVKAGVWVVLDFWASWCPDCRKDMPTVKKIDEKYGKKIKLIGVSFDTDKAKMNGYLSANQYSWLQYSEFKKWKETQISKDYHISWIPTSYLIDPEGKIAFSSLNAEEMLEKLDSLEAEL; this comes from the coding sequence ATGAGAAAGTTTTTATTATTCTTGTCTTTGATAGTAGCTATGGTTTGTAAGGCACAAACCAAGCAGGAGCTGTTGCCTGTGGGTACAATGGCACCAGATTTTACAGTTACCGATAGCGTGACGGGGAAGAAATTGTTCAGCCTTTCTGAATTGCGCACTCAAGTTACAGATGATGGTAAGGTGAAGGCTGGAGTTTGGGTGGTTCTCGATTTCTGGGCTTCCTGGTGTCCTGACTGCCGTAAGGATATGCCTACCGTGAAGAAGATAGATGAAAAATATGGTAAGAAAATCAAACTTATCGGTGTTTCATTTGATACAGACAAGGCGAAGATGAATGGTTATCTTTCTGCCAATCAGTATTCATGGTTGCAGTATTCTGAATTCAAGAAATGGAAAGAAACTCAGATATCTAAAGATTATCATATCTCATGGATTCCAACATCTTATCTCATAGATCCAGAAGGAAAAATTGCTTTTTCTTCTCTGAATGCTGAGGAAATGCTTGAAAAACTTGATTCTTTGGAGGCTGAATTATAG
- a CDS encoding alanine/glycine:cation symporter family protein, with translation MVESIQNIFIQFSDFLWSYIIISVLIFCAVFFTWRTRFVQFRLIKEMVRLLLHPDKVQPEEIGHDELSMDVKVDGEMKHISSFQAFVVALASRIGTGNLAGVATAISIGGPGAVFWMWMLALLGSASAFIESTLAQLYKRKGKTSFYGGPAYYMKYGLGKGWMGILFAVLMIITFGFAYNSVQSNTICLAWQKAFGFEPATMGIVLTVLTLLIIFGGIQRVAKFSSTVVPLMAIVYLLIAVGVVIWNITSLPKVLLTIIENAFGFNQAAGGVLGITVIQGIKRGLFSNEAGEGSAPNAAAVATVSHPVKQGLIQALGVFTDTLVVCSCTAFIILVSGVDVTASNGIQLTQDALTHEIGSIGNPFVAVMIWLFAFSSIIGNYYYGETNVRYIKDSKLGVFIYRLAVAAMVMVGAVVSLDFAWSFADITMALLTLCNLVAIVLLSRQAVFLLQDYRKQKKEGKNPVFKKDMMPEIADQLEAW, from the coding sequence ATGGTAGAATCAATACAAAACATTTTTATTCAGTTTAGCGATTTTCTCTGGTCGTATATTATTATTTCTGTCCTGATCTTCTGTGCGGTGTTTTTTACGTGGCGTACCCGATTTGTACAGTTCCGTCTTATCAAGGAGATGGTGAGGTTGTTGCTTCATCCAGATAAGGTGCAACCTGAAGAAATAGGACATGACGAACTTTCTATGGATGTGAAGGTGGATGGGGAGATGAAGCATATCTCTTCTTTCCAGGCCTTTGTGGTGGCACTCGCCAGTCGTATAGGTACAGGAAATTTAGCTGGCGTGGCTACTGCCATCAGCATTGGTGGACCAGGAGCTGTGTTCTGGATGTGGATGCTTGCTTTGTTGGGTTCGGCTTCGGCTTTTATCGAATCTACGCTTGCCCAACTCTATAAGCGAAAGGGAAAGACTTCTTTTTATGGCGGTCCTGCCTATTATATGAAGTATGGATTAGGAAAGGGATGGATGGGAATTCTCTTTGCCGTTTTGATGATCATCACTTTCGGTTTTGCCTACAATTCCGTGCAGAGCAATACCATCTGTCTGGCATGGCAGAAGGCTTTCGGTTTTGAACCTGCTACTATGGGTATAGTTCTCACTGTACTCACTTTGCTTATCATTTTCGGTGGAATCCAGCGTGTGGCAAAATTCTCTTCTACAGTGGTTCCTCTCATGGCTATAGTCTATCTGCTGATAGCCGTTGGTGTGGTCATCTGGAATATAACCAGTCTGCCAAAGGTTTTGCTGACTATTATAGAAAATGCTTTCGGATTCAATCAGGCTGCTGGAGGTGTGTTAGGTATTACCGTGATTCAGGGCATTAAGAGAGGTTTGTTCAGCAATGAGGCTGGTGAGGGTAGTGCGCCAAATGCGGCGGCTGTTGCTACCGTGAGCCATCCGGTAAAACAGGGATTGATACAGGCTCTTGGCGTCTTTACGGATACGCTGGTAGTTTGTTCCTGCACGGCATTCATCATCCTGGTAAGTGGTGTGGACGTTACGGCTTCTAATGGTATTCAACTGACGCAAGATGCCTTGACCCATGAAATCGGTAGTATTGGAAATCCTTTTGTGGCTGTGATGATATGGCTTTTTGCTTTTAGTAGTATCATTGGCAATTATTATTATGGTGAAACCAATGTGAGATATATCAAGGATTCCAAGTTAGGAGTCTTCATCTATCGTCTTGCTGTGGCTGCGATGGTCATGGTAGGAGCCGTTGTCTCGCTTGATTTTGCCTGGAGTTTTGCCGACATCACGATGGCATTGCTCACCCTGTGCAATCTGGTAGCCATCGTCTTGCTTTCCCGTCAGGCGGTTTTCTTGCTTCAGGATTATCGCAAGCAGAAGAAAGAGGGAAAGAATCCTGTTTTCAAAAAGGATATGATGCCGGAAATCGCAGATCAGTTGGAGGCGTGGTAA